In a single window of the Bacteroidia bacterium genome:
- a CDS encoding metallophosphoesterase family protein, with amino-acid sequence MIKIALLSDTHNYLDKRIFKYLEPCDEIWHAGDIGTISVCEELEKIKPLKAVYGNIDGQDIRKKYPKDLRFTVEKMDIWMTHIGGYPNHYSPDVREKIKMNPPKIFICGHSHILKVMYDKQLNTLCLNPGACGMYGFHKIKTLLRFQIDNGSIQQMEVIELGEK; translated from the coding sequence ATGATAAAAATTGCTTTGCTTTCGGATACGCACAATTATTTGGATAAACGTATTTTTAAATACCTCGAACCTTGCGATGAAATATGGCATGCGGGCGATATCGGCACTATTTCTGTTTGCGAAGAATTGGAAAAAATAAAACCTTTAAAAGCCGTTTACGGAAACATTGACGGACAAGATATTCGAAAAAAATATCCGAAAGATTTACGTTTTACTGTCGAAAAAATGGACATTTGGATGACGCACATTGGAGGTTATCCAAACCATTATTCGCCTGATGTGAGAGAAAAAATAAAAATGAATCCGCCCAAAATTTTTATTTGCGGACATTCGCACATTTTAAAAGTAATGTACGATAAACAACTGAATACGCTTTGTTTAAACCCTGGTGCCTGTGGCATGTACGGATTTCACAAAATAAAGACATTGCTTCGTTTTCAGATAGACAATGGCAGTATCCAGCAAATGGAAGTAATTGAATTAGGCGAAAAATAA
- a CDS encoding NAD-dependent epimerase/dehydratase family protein encodes MNTLKISAIITGATGMVGEGALHVCLQNPQVEKVLVINRKPCGVKHPKLLEIIHADFFDLTAIENQLSGYNACFFCLGVSSVGMKEEAYTKLTYTLTINVAKTLSKLNPEMTFCYISGASTDSSEKGKMMWARVKGKTENDLMKLPFRQVFAFRPGFIKPIKGLKNAHPFYKYINWMYPIGRKLSPTKFCTLKELSDAMIAVVEKGYDKKVIEGNDIIQLGASKK; translated from the coding sequence ATGAACACATTAAAAATCAGTGCAATTATTACAGGAGCAACCGGAATGGTTGGCGAAGGCGCATTGCACGTATGTTTGCAAAATCCGCAGGTAGAAAAAGTGTTGGTTATTAACCGAAAACCTTGCGGTGTAAAGCATCCTAAATTATTGGAAATTATTCACGCTGATTTTTTTGATTTAACGGCTATAGAAAACCAACTTTCGGGTTACAACGCTTGCTTTTTCTGTTTGGGCGTTTCGTCTGTCGGAATGAAGGAAGAAGCATATACAAAATTGACTTACACATTAACGATAAACGTTGCAAAAACTTTGAGCAAATTAAATCCTGAAATGACATTTTGTTATATTTCGGGAGCAAGTACCGACAGCAGCGAAAAAGGAAAAATGATGTGGGCGCGCGTAAAAGGAAAAACCGAAAACGATTTGATGAAATTACCTTTCCGACAAGTATTTGCATTTCGTCCCGGATTTATAAAACCGATAAAAGGATTAAAAAATGCGCATCCCTTTTACAAATATATAAATTGGATGTATCCAATTGGAAGAAAATTGTCACCAACCAAATTTTGCACTTTAAAAGAATTGTCTGATGCGATGATTGCTGTGGTGGAAAAAGGCTACGATAAAAAAGTAATCGAAGGAAATGATATTATCCAATTAGGTGCGTCAAAAAAATAA
- a CDS encoding cytochrome c: MTSIILQAVVVAFKSPSATIIDSIILKTHIIVVTIFFLIYLVKTFLLLSNAKEKLAVFSKRTKILEMIVSVLFLVTGGILLVSLPQINTFMILKLVAVFAAIPLAIVGYKKGNKVLATLAFLLVVAAYGLAEMSAKPAVVATTAVDGKALYTNNCVSCHGNDGKKGAMGAADLSTLQADNATIINTIKNGKNAMPAFGALSDAQIKALADYTTSLKK; the protein is encoded by the coding sequence ATGACTTCTATTATTCTCCAAGCAGTTGTTGTCGCCTTTAAAAGCCCAAGTGCAACTATTATTGATTCTATCATTCTAAAAACACACATAATTGTTGTAACAATTTTCTTCCTTATTTATCTCGTGAAAACTTTTTTATTGCTCAGCAACGCGAAAGAAAAGTTGGCAGTTTTTTCTAAAAGAACAAAAATTTTAGAAATGATTGTTAGCGTTCTTTTCCTTGTTACAGGCGGAATTTTATTGGTTTCGCTTCCGCAGATAAATACCTTCATGATTCTGAAATTGGTAGCCGTTTTTGCTGCTATTCCATTGGCAATTGTTGGTTATAAAAAAGGAAACAAAGTATTAGCAACACTTGCTTTTTTATTAGTTGTAGCCGCTTATGGTTTAGCCGAAATGAGCGCGAAACCTGCTGTTGTAGCCACCACAGCTGTTGATGGAAAAGCACTTTACACAAACAATTGCGTTTCGTGTCATGGCAATGATGGTAAAAAAGGCGCGATGGGCGCAGCCGATTTATCAACACTTCAAGCGGATAATGCGACAATCATCAATACCATTAAAAATGGAAAAAATGCCATGCCGGCTTTCGGAGCATTATCTGACGCACAAATCAAAGCTCTTGCCGATTACACAACTTCCCTAAAAAAATAA
- a CDS encoding HAD family phosphatase produces MQVNSSVKNIIFDLGVVLLNIDYSLTQKAFRQLGITDFDALYSQLHQDKIFDDFEKGLISAAEFRNTLRKISDKNWSDAQIDAAWNAMLLDFPEKRLQLLEKLKSRYRLSLLSNTNEIHINYFSNYLQKTFGIADLSNVFEKEYFSYEIKMRKPDTEIYEYVLREKKILAQETLFIDDLLINVKAAETIGLQTIHLASPNTILDIIFI; encoded by the coding sequence ATGCAGGTAAATTCTTCCGTAAAAAATATTATTTTTGATTTAGGTGTTGTGCTGTTGAATATTGATTATTCGCTTACGCAGAAAGCATTTCGGCAATTAGGAATTACTGATTTTGATGCTTTGTATTCACAACTTCATCAAGATAAAATTTTTGATGATTTTGAAAAAGGGTTAATTTCTGCAGCAGAATTTAGAAATACCTTGCGTAAAATTTCTGATAAAAATTGGAGTGATGCACAAATAGATGCTGCGTGGAATGCAATGTTACTTGATTTTCCGGAAAAGCGTTTGCAATTACTCGAAAAATTAAAATCACGCTATCGCTTGTCTTTATTGAGTAATACGAACGAAATTCACATTAATTACTTCTCCAATTATTTGCAAAAAACTTTCGGAATAGCTGATTTGTCAAATGTTTTCGAAAAAGAATATTTTTCTTATGAAATAAAAATGCGAAAACCCGATACAGAAATTTATGAGTACGTATTACGTGAAAAAAAAATTCTGGCGCAGGAAACTTTATTTATAGACGATTTATTAATCAACGTAAAAGCTGCTGAAACAATTGGTTTGCAAACCATTCATCTTGCTTCTCCGAATACGATTTTAGATATTATTTTCATCTGA
- the hflX gene encoding GTPase HflX, producing the protein MFDTAVQQETAVLVGLINSEQNEIQVQEYLEELAFLIETAGVKPLKKFTQRLSKPDPRTFIGSGKTAQIKEYVIENKVSLVVFDDELSPSQQRNLEKELVCKVLDRNRIILDIFAARARTAHAKTQVELAFYQYMLPRLTGMWTHLERQRGSTGTRSGAGEKEIETDRRIVRDKISQLKEELSAIDRQMTTQRKNRGELIRVALVGYTNVGKSTIMNMLSKSDVFAENKLFATLDTTVRKVVIENLPFLLSDTVGFIRKLPTHLVESFKSTLDEVREADLLIHVVDISHPQFEDQIKVVTQTLTDIGAGDKATILVFNKIDAYHFIEKDEDDLLPATRENMSLEQLKKTWMGNLNGSCLFISAMNKQNLEEMRQTLYSTVKELHQKRYPYNKFLY; encoded by the coding sequence TTGTTCGATACCGCAGTACAACAGGAAACAGCCGTTCTCGTAGGATTAATTAACAGCGAACAGAACGAAATTCAAGTACAAGAATATCTGGAAGAGCTTGCTTTTCTGATAGAAACTGCGGGCGTAAAACCACTCAAAAAATTTACACAACGTTTATCAAAACCCGATCCGCGCACATTTATCGGTTCTGGTAAAACCGCGCAAATAAAAGAATACGTTATAGAAAATAAAGTAAGTTTAGTTGTTTTTGATGATGAACTTTCGCCTTCTCAACAACGAAATTTAGAAAAAGAATTGGTCTGTAAAGTACTCGACAGAAACCGAATTATTCTCGATATTTTCGCAGCACGCGCACGCACTGCACACGCCAAAACACAAGTAGAATTGGCTTTTTATCAATACATGTTACCGCGTTTAACTGGTATGTGGACACATTTGGAACGCCAGCGTGGAAGCACTGGAACACGCAGTGGCGCTGGAGAAAAAGAAATTGAAACCGATCGTCGGATTGTACGCGATAAAATTTCGCAACTGAAGGAAGAGCTTTCTGCCATTGATCGGCAGATGACAACGCAACGAAAAAACAGAGGTGAATTAATTCGCGTGGCGTTAGTAGGATACACCAACGTGGGCAAATCCACGATTATGAATATGCTTTCTAAATCGGATGTGTTTGCCGAAAATAAATTGTTTGCAACGCTCGATACAACCGTTCGAAAAGTAGTGATTGAAAATTTACCCTTTTTGCTTTCCGACACGGTAGGCTTTATTCGCAAGCTGCCCACGCATTTGGTGGAATCGTTTAAATCGACTTTGGATGAAGTGCGCGAAGCCGATTTATTAATTCACGTCGTGGATATTTCGCATCCGCAATTTGAAGATCAAATTAAAGTGGTTACGCAAACGCTTACAGATATTGGCGCAGGCGACAAAGCAACTATTTTAGTGTTCAACAAAATAGATGCGTATCATTTTATCGAAAAAGACGAAGACGATTTATTGCCTGCCACCAGAGAAAATATGAGTTTGGAGCAATTGAAAAAAACGTGGATGGGAAATTTGAATGGTTCTTGTCTTTTTATTTCGGCTATGAACAAACAAAACTTGGAAGAGATGCGCCAAACGCTGTATTCAACCGTAAAAGAGTTGCATCAAAAAAGATATCCTTATAATAAATTTTTGTATTGA
- a CDS encoding MarC family protein, which produces MHFDLKQIASVSMILFAVIDILGSIPVIIDLRNKMGHIHSEKITLISGGIMIVFLFLGESILNLIGVDIHSFAIAGAIIIFLLGIEMILGIRIYKDDAPGVASVVPLAFPLIAGTGTMTTLLTLKAQFSTENIIAGILINLVFVYAVLKTTGRLERILGPGGIAILRKVFGIVLLAIAIKLFATNAGLKI; this is translated from the coding sequence ATGCACTTCGACTTAAAACAAATAGCCAGCGTTAGTATGATTCTCTTTGCAGTGATAGATATTTTAGGATCTATACCTGTTATCATTGATTTACGGAATAAAATGGGGCATATCCATTCCGAAAAAATAACCCTTATTTCTGGCGGAATAATGATTGTTTTTTTATTTCTCGGAGAATCCATTTTAAATCTCATCGGTGTTGATATCCATTCTTTTGCCATTGCCGGAGCCATCATTATTTTTCTGTTAGGCATCGAAATGATTTTGGGAATTCGCATTTACAAAGATGATGCTCCTGGCGTTGCAAGTGTTGTTCCTCTTGCATTTCCGCTAATTGCCGGAACTGGAACCATGACGACTTTACTTACTTTAAAAGCACAATTTAGCACCGAAAATATAATCGCAGGAATTCTGATCAATCTTGTTTTTGTATATGCAGTCCTTAAAACTACCGGACGTTTGGAACGAATTTTAGGTCCAGGTGGAATTGCCATTTTGCGAAAAGTTTTCGGAATTGTTTTGTTGGCAATTGCCATTAAGCTTTTTGCGACCAATGCAGGATTGAAAATATAA
- a CDS encoding DUF4199 family protein → MNYYVRIGILTAFIIMIFHLAVFYSGSFYTSIGRYALLLDLLIMLPGIFWGIKSKKERDLKQNYILKEAIKSGLQVVTAVSFTVAFFTYIFFLFEIPAILTQTQNYLVSVDTPAASISGILTNAQNYFSPFHQATISLFMHLIPGVIISVIFATLLGQKK, encoded by the coding sequence ATGAATTATTACGTCCGAATTGGTATCCTCACCGCATTTATCATTATGATATTTCATTTAGCTGTTTTTTATTCGGGCAGTTTCTATACTTCTATTGGCAGATACGCACTTTTACTCGATTTGCTAATTATGTTACCTGGAATTTTTTGGGGAATAAAATCCAAAAAAGAACGCGATTTAAAACAAAATTATATCCTAAAGGAAGCCATTAAAAGTGGCTTACAAGTAGTAACAGCCGTTAGTTTCACGGTTGCTTTTTTTACGTATATTTTTTTTCTTTTTGAAATTCCTGCCATCCTCACACAAACACAAAATTATTTAGTTTCCGTGGATACACCCGCTGCCAGTATTTCTGGAATATTGACAAATGCACAAAATTATTTTTCACCTTTCCACCAAGCTACCATTTCTTTATTTATGCATTTGATTCCAGGTGTTATCATCAGCGTAATTTTCGCTACTTTATTAGGGCAAAAAAAATAA
- the rho gene encoding transcription termination factor Rho, whose protein sequence is MYDILELNNKLVNELKDIAKALNVPKYEALKKQDLIYKILDQQALSAPAETTIVPVMPTPEPENTAPKLPKLDDNRHLRPRRPRTEEPENKIEKIVKHEDQAPVFAKEPELINAPIMPSTEIFTEEKKEITPVAPTENTTLTPTPHTPETEEQKRIFQGKEALRPDRINVPYSFDGIINSEGVLEIMADGYGFLRSADYNYLSSPDDIYVSQSQIKLFGLKTGDNVFGSIRPPKEGEKFFPLIKVEHINGREPAFVRDRVPFDYLTPLFPFEKLNLTGPKSSISARVVDMFTPIGKGQRGLIVAQPKTGKTVLLKEIANAIAANHPEVYLMILLIDERPEEVTDMARSVKAEVIASTFDEPADRHVKIANIVLEKAKRMVECGHDVVILLDSITRLARAYNTVSPASGKVLSGGVDANALHKPKRFFGAARKIEDGGSLTILATALIDTGSKMDEVIFEEFKGTGNMELQLDRKLANKRIYPSIDLVASSTRRDDLLIDKDALKRIWILRNHLADMTPLEAMEFLRDRIKNTQTNEEFLISMNS, encoded by the coding sequence ATGTACGACATCCTCGAACTGAACAACAAACTCGTAAACGAATTAAAAGACATTGCCAAAGCATTAAACGTACCGAAATACGAAGCTCTCAAAAAACAAGATTTAATTTATAAAATTTTAGATCAACAAGCACTTTCTGCTCCTGCTGAAACTACTATTGTTCCTGTAATGCCGACGCCGGAGCCTGAAAATACAGCTCCAAAACTTCCGAAACTGGACGATAACAGACATCTTCGTCCGCGCAGACCGAGAACGGAAGAGCCAGAAAATAAAATTGAAAAAATTGTGAAACACGAAGATCAGGCACCTGTTTTTGCAAAAGAACCAGAACTAATTAATGCACCAATAATGCCATCCACAGAAATTTTTACGGAAGAAAAGAAAGAAATAACTCCAGTGGCTCCCACTGAAAATACTACTCTCACACCTACTCCACATACACCGGAAACGGAAGAACAAAAAAGAATTTTTCAAGGAAAAGAAGCGTTGAGACCAGACAGAATCAACGTTCCGTATTCTTTTGATGGTATCATCAACAGCGAAGGCGTGTTGGAAATTATGGCGGATGGTTATGGATTTTTACGTTCGGCAGATTATAATTATTTAAGTTCTCCCGATGATATTTACGTATCGCAATCACAAATAAAATTATTCGGATTAAAAACTGGAGACAATGTTTTCGGAAGTATTCGTCCACCGAAAGAAGGCGAAAAATTTTTCCCGCTCATCAAAGTAGAACATATCAATGGCAGAGAACCCGCATTTGTGCGCGACAGAGTTCCGTTTGATTATTTAACGCCTTTATTTCCGTTTGAAAAATTAAATTTAACAGGACCGAAAAGTTCTATTTCTGCGAGAGTGGTAGACATGTTTACACCGATTGGAAAAGGGCAAAGAGGTTTAATTGTTGCCCAACCGAAAACTGGTAAAACAGTTTTATTGAAAGAAATCGCGAACGCAATTGCAGCCAATCACCCTGAAGTTTATTTGATGATTTTATTGATTGACGAACGTCCTGAAGAGGTGACAGATATGGCAAGAAGCGTGAAAGCAGAAGTAATTGCTTCCACTTTTGATGAGCCTGCCGATCGTCACGTAAAAATCGCCAACATCGTTTTAGAAAAAGCAAAACGAATGGTAGAATGCGGACACGATGTAGTTATTTTATTGGATTCGATTACTCGTTTAGCCCGTGCATACAATACTGTTTCTCCAGCTTCTGGAAAAGTTTTATCGGGCGGTGTGGATGCGAATGCGCTTCACAAACCAAAACGCTTTTTTGGTGCAGCACGTAAAATAGAAGATGGTGGATCATTGACGATTCTTGCGACAGCATTGATTGATACGGGTTCTAAAATGGACGAAGTTATTTTCGAAGAGTTTAAAGGAACCGGAAATATGGAATTGCAATTGGATCGCAAATTGGCGAACAAACGTATTTATCCTTCTATTGATTTGGTGGCTTCCAGCACACGAAGAGATGATTTATTGATTGACAAAGATGCCTTGAAACGTATTTGGATTTTGCGCAATCACTTAGCAGATATGACGCCTTTAGAAGCGATGGAATTCTTGAGAGATCGTATTAAAAACACACAAACCAACGAAGAATTTTTAATTTCTATGAACAGTTAA